From the genome of Papaver somniferum cultivar HN1 unplaced genomic scaffold, ASM357369v1 unplaced-scaffold_21, whole genome shotgun sequence:
CTTGTTTCAGATTTAGGATTGTGCTCAAATTGAAATGCCGCCTTAAAAATTTTAAGGTATTTGTTTGTTTGATGCAAACTGAATCCTTTTTAATTTCAGAAAACAATGTATATATCACAGGAATTTGGGTGGAAATTTGGGCCTTTTAATCCCATATTCTAATTTCAATTCTAATTCTTATcatgtttcaattttttttgttgaattcTCTTTACATGTATCATCAAATATGAATAGAATCATCGTTATGTCTGTAGGAAGCTCCATCTataattatttatattaattTATGGCGACGATGCAACCCCCGCAAATTGGTTCTGGTGATGATATAACCACCAATAATACAATGacagtgatgaagatgaagaagaagagaacttaTAAAAGGAAAGATTGCAGAGGTGACATGCCAGcagtgaagaagaaaagaatagaTACAAATACTTCAACAGCGATTgagaacaaaagaaaagattGTCATGGAACAGATACTCCAACTGTGACGGAGAAGAATAAGAGAGCATATAGAAGGAAGAAGTACCTTCCTCATGATTTAATCATGGAAGAAATATTAACCAAGCTTCCAGTCCCAACACTGCTGACGTCTGTTCTGGTATCCAGACTCTGGTATAACTCCATTCACAATGATCATAAGCGTTTAACTTATTCTCATTTCCTTGAATCGCAGAAACGGCCCAAGGTTATCCTTAGTCTTTTAAATGTCAGGGATGATGATGGGGTTGTTCAAAAGCCTCAATATGGGTGTCACTTTTTCAGATTTGATACTGAAATGTTCAAGGGTAAGCGAAACATTCTACAGTTTGACAGGTTTCGAGGTCGTGCTTTAGGTCGTGGTATATTTGAAATGGTGGGTTACTGTCGTGGTCTACCATGTCTGACTGCAGTGGGTAAATGCTCAACTTCTTACATGATTCTTGACCCAAACAGGGAAGATTTTCTCTGTATCTTTCATCCAGCCAAAGTTGGGAAAGGCATCTCCAGAACCCGCATCATCTGCCACGGCTTTGGGTTGATCCCTCAGCAAACGAGTACAAGTTGGTAAGTATTTTTTGTACTCCTCAAAAGGAACTTAACTTGCTAGTATTTACATTGGGAACGAAATCATGGAGAAATGTCACTGCTACAACCACGCCCGTATTAGGTCGTCCTGTATTAAAGATAAGAGTGCCCACAGGTAGTGACAAATCAGCCATCTTCTGTACtactagcagcagcagcagtggataTTTGGTCTGGAAGATATTGGTAACTTTGGGGGGAGCAGGATCTCATCATATCCAACCTGATAATAGTAATGTAGTTAATAATGAAATAGAGATGTTACTGTCATTTAATCTCCATGATGACAAGATTTGTTTCATTCAACTACCAGCTAAACGTACAACAGAGGAGCAGCAGAAGCACTTACTTGTTGATTATCCTCATATTCTGGAGTTCATGGGATCTCCTTGTATTGCGCGTATCGAAAAAAGATCAGGGAAAGGAAGTGATTATCCTCACATTTTCCGTGATGGTCATCAGGGTATCGGCAGTAGTAatagttgctgctgctgttgttgtaaaGTTCATTTGTATGTACTGAAGGATAAAGTCAAACAAGTGTGGGTTAAGGAGGAGAGTTTTGAGGTTTGTACAAATTCTACTCCCAATTACGTGACACCAGATCCCTGTTGTTTTTGCTTTGGCAGTACTACTACTACACCTCCTACTCGCATATTCAGTTTCTCAGGTCAGATATTACTTTACTGGTTCAACGGGAAGCATCTTCAAGTTTACAACTTGCATTCTCAAAGGCTTCAGCTTGTAGTGACTGCTGATACTATAGAGGACAAAATTTTTTGGTCTAAGAGGAAAGAACCACTGCACATGAATATTTCTGGTGATGATGATATTTATTGCTCCAGTATGGATTATCAGCTGCAGTGTCATGAAGAGAACTACCTTTCTCTGGAAACCTTCATTCCAGGAGGAGTGGAAGGAGTTAATGCTGATGATTTCAGCCACTCTGATATGGACAGATGTTGGGCATACTGGTTTATCAACAGGAGCTCAAGATTGTATTTTCCTTCTTATAAGTAGTACACATGTACTCTAATATTGGTAACTGTCATTAGTTTACTAGATTAGTTCCGTTTTCTCAGATCAGATGTTCCTTTACTGGTGAAACGGCTTAACTTCAAGTTTACAACTTGCGATCTGGAAAACTTCAGCCTTTTTGCCTTTAATCCTCAAGATGATGTTGTCTTTCGAGTTAAATGAAACAACCGAGCTAAATCCGTGGATTGCTCCAATGTGGATTTTCAGCTGCGCTGTGATGAGGAGACCTTCCTTTCATTCCGGAAGGTGGAAGGAGTTGATGCTGATGTTTTCAATGAATTAGATTTGAAGCGAGAAGACTGTCCATGTTGGGTATATCTGTTTATCCACACAGGTTTGGAAGTGTTTGTCCTTCTAATTAGTTCATTGTTTTACCCTTTTATTATCTTGGTGATCGTCATTACTAGATTAATTAGTTGAGTTGTAGAGTTATGGGCATGCTTTATTAAGAAACTCTAGAATTAGACCTTAGATTATGTTCTTAACAAGTGAGATAATCATAAACTGCAAAATGAACTTTAATGTGATGAATTTTTGTTGGTGTATTTTTTTAAAGCTAGTATTTTCTTCCTCGAAAGGGTAGTGTACAGTTCAATTAGGAAGATTTGATAATCCCCAAAGTCATGTATGCAGTATTTTTGCTCTCTTTCCTGGCAGATGTGGGAGATAAAGGTGAACAGACTGAGTTTCATAACTACATTGTAGATTCATTGCTTAAGCAGGACCAAGATTCGTATTTAATAGATGTGCCACAAGTGGTTGAGAATTCCATTACATTATGGTAGCATAACCGATACACCTCAAAATATATATAGGTCATGCCCACAATGCACAACAGAAAGTAAGACAACTAGGATATCGGCATCTCGGCGAAACACCGAAACTGATATTATCGGCGGTATCTTGGCCATCTCGCCCGAGATTAACTACATGGTCTGTAGTTTTCACTAACGGGAAAATtcggcgcaggcccaaaaaaaaataatattctcattgccaggttcacaattaattttaggaacCGTAATGTCTGCATGACGAATAacgcatccgcatgacgggttatgtatCAGGGGtataacgcaacttggatatgaTAAATTTAAAAattcgcgccttggaattttacaagttatatatcgttggaaatctttttaagagagctacataacgagtacaaacaagaatatcaaatttttgtttttcacgaaaaaatcggaggtgatcatttTTGGCCAAATTTTCGAAAACCtgatacataactattatgcaaccaccaaaaaagatgcataacatattctgcagacgcataacgaattatgcaaccattttctccactgcataacaaattatgcatttggataacaaagttatgcatctataacaagttatgtaaccattgttttggttgattttagtgcgtatataaaaaaatttgatgcataatgcagtatgcatccatatttacggacgCATATcagattatgcatctattttctagatgcataaaagattgtggaacaattttctcgatgcatgatgcattatgcagtcatatttgcGGAtgtataacaggttatgcatccatttttataACATCATAATATGTTatatagatattattgtaggtgcataacctgatatgcatccttattttttgttggtttcaatactaagaaaaaaatagccgcataacgtgttatgcaaccgttttctggactgcataacaagttatgcaaaaaaaaaatttgcagaACGTGTTATACAACaaatttcgagaatgcataacaagttatgcatcactattcacacctccattttcttttaaatgcacgTCACTCGTATAACAAACCCATGTGCACTTCCATCTCCTTTACCTTGTCACTGCAGCATCCTTTTAGCTCCATTTTCTTTTACATGCATAACCCATTGAAACCAACATCAAAACCAccattcctaactcacttcaccGATCGATTCATCAATCCATTTATTCATAGCTCAATCATGACATCAACCACCATTCCTTGTATTATTGCAGCCAACCATTTCCATTTCCTTGCAACCACGGTCCGTAAAGGCTGTAATATCCAATTCACTTACAACCAAGTATTTCAAAACTCGTCTATTCAAGCTTCATGTACTGCCACCAAAACCAACTTCCTTGTCTGCATCAGAATGTAAATAGATCTCTAAATGCATGTTTATCACCCCGTCTTAgtacaaaaaatataatgaatgCACTTTTCAAACTAATAACAAAAGAGCGTAACATGTCAAACTATGGAGAATAATCATGGTCCACAAAGGCTAATTATCCTGTTGCACCAAAATCCACAAGTAGATTCTATAGAAAGAAGAGTGGTGGTACCCAAAATTAAACAAAATGGCATTGCATGATGCTTCCATCGGTGCTTGGAAGTTAAATACCACACACCATTACATTCTGCACTTCATTCAAGAATTTCCACACAATTGAATTTACCTACAATGAAGCCATTAGCATCATACTAGTTGCTTGAAGTAAGATCCCATTCTTGTTATGTCCACAAACCTAGACATAAACACGGCGGTAAGATTGATAACTCTCTTTACTAAATGACATATGTAAATTAAGAAATTGATGACTAATTACCTGTTTCAAAAGTGATGGCAGCTCATGAACTCCATCAGGGATCTCATTATTGCATTTTAAAAAATGATGATCATGGATCAATTTGAACATTCTAAGAGGTAATAAACCAAACAGTTAAGGgacaagttaaaagaaaaaaattgaacaaaaaccaattttctTGTCTGCAatatccaacaacaaacccatatCAATATCAAACTCCAATTTTCGCTCGATTAGAACGATTTTTTTCGCACTATTCAAAAATGATGGGGATTAC
Proteins encoded in this window:
- the LOC113340086 gene encoding uncharacterized protein LOC113340086 isoform X2; translated protein: MATMQPPQIGSGDDITTNNTMTVMKMKKKRTYKRKDCRGDMPAVKKKRIDTNTSTAIENKRKDCHGTDTPTVTEKNKRAYRRKKYLPHDLIMEEILTKLPVPTLLTSVLVSRLWDDDGVVQKPQYGCHFFRFDTEMFKGKRNILQFDRFRGRALGRGIFEMGRFSLYLSSSQSWERHLQNPHHLPRLWVDPSANEYKLVSIFCTPQKELNLLVFTLGTKSWRNVTATTTPVLGRPVLKIRVPTGSDKSAIFCTTSSSSSGYLVWKILVTLGGAGSHHIQPDNSNVVNNEIEMLLSFNLHDDKICFIQLPAKRTTEEQQKHLLVDYPHILEFMGSPCIARIEKRSGKGSDYPHIFRDGHQGIGSSNSCCCCCCKVHLYVLKDKVKQVWVKEESFEVCTNSTPNYVTPDPCCFCFGSTTTTPPTRIFSFSGQILLYWFNGKHLQVYNLHSQRLQLVVTADTIEDKIFWSKRKEPLHMNISGDDDIYCSSMDYQLQCHEENYLSLETFIPGGVEGVNADDFSHSDMDRCWAYWFINRSSRLYFPSYK
- the LOC113340086 gene encoding uncharacterized protein LOC113340086 isoform X1, which produces MATMQPPQIGSGDDITTNNTMTVMKMKKKRTYKRKDCRGDMPAVKKKRIDTNTSTAIENKRKDCHGTDTPTVTEKNKRAYRRKKYLPHDLIMEEILTKLPVPTLLTSVLVSRLWYNSIHNDHKRLTYSHFLESQKRPKVILSLLNVRDDDGVVQKPQYGCHFFRFDTEMFKGKRNILQFDRFRGRALGRGIFEMGRFSLYLSSSQSWERHLQNPHHLPRLWVDPSANEYKLVSIFCTPQKELNLLVFTLGTKSWRNVTATTTPVLGRPVLKIRVPTGSDKSAIFCTTSSSSSGYLVWKILVTLGGAGSHHIQPDNSNVVNNEIEMLLSFNLHDDKICFIQLPAKRTTEEQQKHLLVDYPHILEFMGSPCIARIEKRSGKGSDYPHIFRDGHQGIGSSNSCCCCCCKVHLYVLKDKVKQVWVKEESFEVCTNSTPNYVTPDPCCFCFGSTTTTPPTRIFSFSGQILLYWFNGKHLQVYNLHSQRLQLVVTADTIEDKIFWSKRKEPLHMNISGDDDIYCSSMDYQLQCHEENYLSLETFIPGGVEGVNADDFSHSDMDRCWAYWFINRSSRLYFPSYK